The region CCGTCGGAACTACCTCCTCGTGCTCCGGATTATAGCGGCCAATCCACGCAAAGGCGTACACCTCCGATGCCGCGAACCGCTCGCAAACGCGTTGTCGGATCTCGTGTTTGGTGATGGCCGGAATCAACGCTCGGGTGACTTCTCCTCTCACCTCATTTATATACTGTTGGCCGTCACGACTCATTTTGTCACACTATATCACAGAATTGGTTTACCCCTATCGATTTCTGAAGACGAGAGCACTCCCGGATTTCAGCGGTCGTACAGAAGGACATCGGAGTCATCTATCACGCAGCCGAAATGATAGTCACTCACGCCGGCGGCGCCGACGCGGCCAGCGCCGAGGCATTTCCCGATCGTCGTTCTATTCAGCACGGCTTGCGATACATTTTTTCAATTTGATAAAATCGGCGTCACTCACTTTGCATGCGTCGTTACCAACCGCCCCGATCCAGTTCGCGTATGGATCAGGAGACGGAAGCTCTGCGACTAGTACTGCTATCGTCGCTCGCTCACTCGGCGGCCACGAGCTTGTACCCGCCGCCGTCGTCGTCGACGGCGTCCGCCGACCCCGCGTCCGCCGGCGGGTTCGGCGCACGCTCGGCGTAGTAGATCGCGCCGTCGATCACGCGCGGCGTGCTCGTGACCACGCCGTCGTGGTCGCGCTCCCAGACCAACTCGCCCGTGCGCTTTTCGAGCTCGTAGAGCCCGCTGTCCTTCGAGCCGACCAGCACCCGGTCGCCGCAGACGGTCGGACAGCCCGTGATCGGGCGATCGGTCTCGAACGACCAGTAGCGCTCGCCGGACCCCGCGTCGAGCGCGTACAGATTCCCGTCGTGGCTCCCGACGAACACCGCGTTCAGGTCGGGATCGATCGCCGGGCCCGACATCACCAGGTCGCCCGTCTCGAACGACCAGTCCTCGGTGCCGTCCTCGAGATCGACCCGGTAGACGTGGTGGTCCCACGAGCCGAAGTAGGCTCCGCCGTCGTAGGTCGCGATCGGCCCCTTGATCTCGCCGGCGTTGCCGGGGCTCTCGGTCTCGAACGACCAGGCGAACTCGAGATCGGGGTAGGACCAGCCGTACAGGAGGCCGTCGTTCGAGCCACAGACCAGGCGACCGGCCGCGGAGTCGATCGCCGGCGTCGAGTGGGGGTGGTCGGTCGGCCGCCGCTCGGGGTCCTCCCAGAGGACCTCGCCGCCGTCCGCGTCGAGGACGAAGATACTCCCGTCCGGATCGGGGTACTCGACCGCCATAACGATCTTCCCGTCGTGATACAGCGGACTCGAGCCGATGGCGCCTCCGAGATCGCGCCGCCAGACGACGTCGCCCGTCTCGAGGTCGACGGCGTAGAGCGCGCCGTCGTAGGCACCGATGTAGGCTCGCCCGTCGGCGACCGCGGGCGTCCCGTGGATGCCTCGGCCGTCGGTGTCGGTCCCCGCGCGCCAGCGCTCCTCGCCGTCGGCGTCGAGGGCGATCAGGTAGCCGGTGTCGCCTGGGAAGACGACCCCGCCGTCGGGCAGGGGCACGGCGCTGGCCTTCGCCGCGGAGTGCGAGCCCGTGTTGAGCCGGTCGAGTCGCCAGGCCTGGTCGACGTCGTCGGGGACCGACACGTCGGGGTAGTACCCCCACCGCTCGAGCGAGTGGCGGAACTGGGCGACGCCGTCGGGAACCGTCTGTTCACGGCCGGTCTCCGCGAGGGGGATCTCCTCGTCGCCGCTCCACCCCTGACCGAGACAGCCGGCGAGCGAGGCCGACGCTCCGGCCGCGGTGCCGATCGTCCGGAGGACGCCTCGTCGACTGCGGGGTCGCTCGGCCGCCCCGCCGACGGGGTGCGGATCGTTCGTCATGTCCCGGTGCTCGCCGCGGAGGACAACCAGTGTTACTGTTGCGGGTACGTCGCGCCGGCTCCGAGCCCCCCATTCGCGGGCCTGGCCGCGCGAACTTGCAGGATTCGACAGCCGTCTCGGGAACTAAGCGAACCGCTACACGTCGACGTCGGGGCCGTCGTTGATGATGACGACGGCCTCGCCGTCGATGACCGTCTCGTCGTCCTCGCCGATGACGGTCGTGTGCAATCGGTATCGGTCGCCGCCGAGGGCCTCGACGATCTCGCACTCGGCGGTGACAGTGTCGCCGATCTCGACCGGACCGGTGAACGACAGGTCCTGCGAGAGGTAGATCGTCACGCCCGGAAACCGCGCCAGTGCGGCGCTGATCGTCCCGGCGACGAGCGTTCCGTGGGCGATCCGGCCGCCGAACCGGGTGTTTTCGGCGAAGTCGGGCTCGAGGTGGAGCCGGTTCGTGTCGCCGGATACCTGGGAAAAGGCGGTGACGTCGGCGTCGACGATCGGCTTGCTGAAGCGGACGTAGTCACCGACGCCGAGCGAGTCGTAGTCGTCCGTCGACCGTTCCATGATCCAGCTCTCGTCGCCGAACGAGACTTCGGCGACCGACGACGATACTGTCGTGTCGTCGTCCGGGACCGTCCGAGACGGGTCGTCGTCCACGGAACTGCTGAGCCCCATCGCGGCGAGGAGTGCGTTGTTGGCCTCGACGTAGCTATTGAACACGTGTTTCGAGACGTTCGTCCAGTGGTCGGTCGCGTGAGCCGCGTTGGCGGTGTCGGTATCCGGATGGTGACTGCTCATAGATAGTGTGGTAGTGGATCCCGGTTGACGTGGTTCGGCGGTGCCGAATAGCCGTTTCACGCTTTCCCCCTTGGCGGTATCGCCAAATCACATTGGAGTGGAAACGATGACTGTCCCGATCTCTGACCGGTCGCGTCGGGTCGGGGTCACGCCGCGGCCAGGCCGTCTAGAAATGCGGCCGTCGCCGCGTTGAACGTTCGCGGCCGATCCCGATTGACGAGATGGCCCGACTCCGACAGCACCAGGCACTCGCCGTCGGCGACGGCCGAGGCGATCTGCCGACCCTGGCGCTTAACCGGCGGAGCCTCCTGATCGCCGTGGACGACGAGCGTCGGCGTCTCGACGTCGGTTAGCGCGGGCGGGTCGTAGCGGTAGAGCGCACCGAAGATTTTCAGGAATTCGTTCGCAGCGATGTCGCCGACGTCGGCGATCGCGTCGGCCCTGACCTCGGGATCGACGGACAGCCACCGCTCGCCGGTCGTCGCCTGAATCGATCGCAGCATCGTTCGGAACGTCCGCTCCGGTCCGGACAGCGACAGCGACGCGGACAGCGCGGGCAGCGGCGACCAGAACGGCTTCAGTGGCGTCGGCAGGTCGACCGGCGGCATCGAGCGGACCGCGCCGCCGAGAATCGCACCCGCCGCGCCGTCGGAACGCTCGGGATGGCGATCCAGATACTCCTGGACGACCATCGATCCTAGCGAGAGGCCACAGAGGAGCGGCCGGTCGATCTCGAGGTGGGCGAGCAGCGCCTCGAGGTCGTCGGTGAAGAGTTCGATCGAGTACCGGTCCAGTTCGGTGACGCCGGTCTCGCCGTGGCCCCGAACGTCGAGCGTGACGACCCGGTACTCGTCGGCGAAGCGATCGACCTGCGGGTTCCAGGCCCGCCCGTTCATCCAGCCGCCGTGAACGAACACCAGCGGCGGACCGTCGCCAACCGTCTCGTACCAGATCGTCCCGTCCGCGAGTGCGAGTTCCGCCATCGGCACCGTCTGCCAGCCGCGGACGCTTAGAAGAACGGGTTGCGTTAGCATCTCTGAGAAAACGGGTCGAACCACGTCTCACGCCGACGCGCGGATGCGGCCCCTCAGCGGTCACCGCCCGCCTCGCCGCCGATCCAGCGGTCCCAGAACGACTCGAACTCGGACTCGTCTTCGGTGATGCGCTCCCACTCCGCGAGACCGCGTTCCTCGCGGGTTCCCGGGATCGTGTTGTCGAAGAACAGCGCCGCGATCCCGCCGACGGCCATCCCGGTCGAGCCGATGATGTAGACCGTGTCGACGACGGCCTGGCCGGCGGCTTCGATCCAGGTCGCGGTCGTTCCCGCGGCGCCGGTCGCGTCGACCACCGACGCGATCGCCCCCTCGAGCCCGACGGCCTGGCGGAACTCGAGCGTGGTCTCGAAGTTGCCCATGTACGCCGGGATCGCCAGGCCGACAAACAGCGCGAAGCCGATGATGAAGGCGTTGCGCGAGGAGTCGAGGTCGACGTGGCGCAGGTTCGAGATTCCGACGGCGACGATCTGGCCGAACATGGCGATGAACAGGCCGCCGACGATCGGGTCCGGGATCGTCGCGATCAGCTGGCCGAAGTAGCCGATGAAGCCGACGAACAGCATGACGACGGCGCCGAACTGGACGACGTACCGCGAGGCGACGCCGGTCAGTCCGATTGCGCCGATGTTCTCGGAGTAGGAAGTCGAGCCGGCGGTGCCCATCACGCCCGAGAAGACGTTCATCAGTCCCTCCATCCCGATGCCGTGGTTGATCCGGCGCTCGCTGGGCGCGCCGGAGCCGGTCAGGTTCGCCACCGCGTAGTAGTCGCCGATGCTCTCGACGATCGAGGCCAACACGCCGGCGAACATTCCGACGACGAACGCGGTCGTGATCTCGGGCGTCCCCCACTGGAAGGGGTAGATCGGGAAGAACGGCTGCGTCTCGGTGATGTCGCCGAGAGCGACGTACCCCGGGTGGCCGCTGCCGATCACTCCGAATATCGACAGCGCCGCGGCGACGGCCCAGGCGATGCCCAGTGCCAGGATGACCGGGTACAGGCGGAACGCCCTGTGCTTGACGTCGAGGTACTGGGAGAACAGCAGGATGAGGCCGAGCGTGAGCGCGAGCAACAGCCAGCTCTGGTTCGGCGTCGTGATCTGGGGCGAGTTGAACAGCGAGAGGCCGATCAGCGCGATCGTCGGCGCGACGACCACCGGCGAGAGGTACCGGCGGAGCTTCCCGACCAGGCCGAAGTAGCCCATCGCGACCTCGACGATCGCGGCGACGATGATCGCGCCCTGTAACTGCAAGAGCGCGGCTTCCCATCCGGGTTGGCCTTGGACGCCGCCGGCGGTGACGACGCCGACGATGGCCAGTGCCGGCGCGAGCATCGAGAACGGCGCGCCCTGGACGATCGGGTACCGGTTTCCGAACGTCGTCTGGGCGAGCGTCGCGATTCCGGAAACGACGAAGAACGTGCCGATGAACCTGGCCGTCACACCGGGGGGCATCCCCATCGCGTTCGCCAGGATCAGCGGGACCGCGATGTTCGCGCCGACCATCGTCAGGTAGTGTTGCATCCCCAGTACGAACGATTCGTGTATCGGCGGCCGCTCGTCGATCCCGTATTCGATATCGGACCCGACGGCGTCGTCGGTCGCTGACTCGTCCCCCGTCATCGATCTCCCTCGGATAACAGCGGAGGGCGCTCAAAGGGGTGTTGATACGCCGCGGCCGCGTCAAAAGACGACGTTCCAGATATGCCCGCAGTTCTCGCACTCGAACGTCTTCTGCAGGCCGGACTCGAGGATGTTCCGTTCGATCTCGATTCCCGCGTCGGCCAGGCACTCCGGACACTGGACGGTCGTCACTGCCTGTGTCGAGGCGACGAATTACCGTAAATTGCGCACCAATGTAATTTGGGGCGAACGTAGCGAGAGATTGAATTATCAACGCTGACGACTTTCGGCGGGCCGCCCTGGCTACCGCTAGGTCCGGTCCTCGGACGCCGCGCGCTCGGCGGCGGCCCGCACCCGCTCGGTCGACAGCGCGGCCAGGTCGACCAGGTCGCCCCCGGTCTCGCCGGCGACCGTCTCCGTGAGACCCGCCCGAGAGTCGTCGCCGGCGTCGACGACGATCACCCGTGCGTCGGTGGCCGCGAGCGCGCAGGCCGCGGCCCGCGTGTCGGCGGTCGGACTCCCGTCGGCGACGGTCGCCCGGCCGTCGGTGACGAGGACGACGACCGCCGCATCGGTGTCGGCGCGCTCGACGACTCGCCGCGAGGTCTCGAGGCCGGCCGGCAGCGGTGTTCGATCGCCCGAGGGAAGATCCTTGAGGTGGCGCGCGGCCAGGGAAACGCTGTCGGTCGGCGGCAACAGGACGTCGGCGTCCTCCCCGGCGAAGGCGACGAACGCGACCTCGTCGCGGTGCTCGTAGCTGTCGCGCAGCAACTCGAGGACGACCCCCTTGGCGGTCCGCATCGCCGGCCGCATCGAGGCGCTGGCGTCGACCGCGAAGACGATCGTCACCGACGTCTCGCCGGCGCGAACGGACCGGCGGAGATCCTCCGTCTCGACCCGCGACTCGCCGCGAGCCGCCGCCGAGCGAACGGACGCCGCGGCGTCGATCGGACCGTCACCCGACGCGGGTTCGGTGCGGACTCGGGCCCCCCGGTTGTCCGCACTCGGCGTTGTGTTCGCGCGCGAGCCTGTCGCCGCGTCGCCGGTGTTGCCCTCGGCGGACGGCGTCTCGATTTCGGGCGCCGTGGCCTCGCCGATTCCGGCCCGCTGCTGGCCCGGGACCAACGGTTGGGCCGTCTCGTCCTCCTCGCCGCCTTCGCTCGACTCGCCGGAATCGGACTCGGACCCTGAGGCCCGATCGCCCGCGTTCCCCTCCGAATTTCCGGCGCCGGTTTCGGCCGGCGCCTGCGCCTGGTCGCCCGCCGTCGATCGCTCGTCCTCCGTCGGCCCCTGATCGGGACCCGCTCCGTCGCCGTCGGAATCGGGCTCGCTCTCCGAATCGCCGCCGTCGGCGCGATCACCACTGTCGTCGTCGGCACCGTCCCCCTCGTCCCGATCGCCCGTCTCGTCTCCGTCCCCGGACTCGGGGTTCGATTCGTCACCGTCGTTCCCGTCGCCGTTCTCATCGTCGGCGTCGCCTCCATCGGAGTCGGGTTCCTCGCCGTCTTCCCGCTCGGGGGACTGCTCGTCGAACCGATCCTCGAGCAACTCGTCGAGATCGGGTTCGTCCTCGAACGGGGTGCTCCGGAGTCGGTGGGGCAGCGCGTAGGTGGCGGCCTCGTGGACGTCGGACTCGATAACCGTCGTTCGGCCCTCGAGTGCGGCCAAGGTCATGGCGGTCCGGGCCGTCGCCACGTCCCCGCGGTGGCCGTCGACGCCGGCCTCGAGGCAGAGGTCGGCGATCTCCTCCTTGAACTCGGTCGGGAGGGCGACGTCCGAGCGCCGGTCGCGGGCGGCGGTCAGGTCCTCGCGCAGCGCCGCGACCTCGTCGGCGTACTCCGTCCGCGGGTCCGTTCCGTCGTCGGTCGCGAGCGCGCGGTCGATGATCTCGACGCGGTCGTCGATCTCGCGACAGCCCTCGACGGTCGCTCGGAGTGCGAACCGGTCGCGCAGTTGGGGCCGCAGGTCGCCCTCCTCGGGGTTCATCGTGCCGATCAGGGTGACGTTCGCGGGGTGGGAGACGCTGATCCCGTCGCGCTCGACGGTGTTGACGCCGCTGGCGGCCGCATCCAGGATGACGTCGACCAGGTGATCGTCCAGCAGGTTGACCTCGTCGACGTAGAGGATCCCGCGGTTCGCGCGGGCCAACAGGCCGGGATCGAAGTCGGCCTGGCCGGCCAGCGCGTCCTCGATCGAGAGGGTGCCGACGACCCGGTCGCGGGTCGCGCCCAGCGGTAGGGTCACGAGCGGGACAGGCCTGGTCTCGATCGGTAGCTCTTCGGGATCGCGCTCGCGGCAGTCCGCACACTGCAGGCTCGGATCGTCCGGTGCGCAGCCGTACGGGCAGTCCGCGACGGCCCGCTGCTCGGGCAGGAGATCCACCAGCGCCCGGACGGCGGTCGACTTCGCGGTTCCCTTCTCCCCGACGATCAGGGCCCCGTCGAGGCCGTCGTCGGCCGCGACGGCCAACAGCACGCGCTTCAGGTCGTCCTGTCCGACGATCGCCGGAAAGGGGAGTGACGATAGCTTTTTGTCTCCGGCCTCTACAACCATACTTGAGCTAATACAACAGAGGTTTAAAAAGTCGATGACAACGATCGCGATCTACACCGCGACGGAGAACGAACTCGGCTCGATCGGCCGGGCCGCCCGGCGGCTCGAGGACGTCGACCTGGTCGTTCGCTCGGAGAGCAACCTCGACGACGAGGCCGACGTCGAGGAGTTCGTCGAGGAATCGACCGACGCCGCGGCGGCGATTTGCTGGCTGCACGGGGCCGAAGACAGCATGCCGGGCTACGACTACGCGACGGGCGCGCTCGAAGAGGCGGGCGTTCCGCTGATCGTCAAGTCGACCGGCGACGCCTTCGCGTTCGAGGACACGACGGTCGCCGAGGCGCACCGCGACCGCGCCTACGAGTACCTGGAGAAGGGCGGGACGATCAACGTCGAGAACTGCTGTCGGTTCCTGGCCGCGGAGTACGAGGGCCGCGATCTCGAGTACGACGAGCCCGCGGAACTCCCCACGGAGGGCGTCTACCACCCCGATCATCCGGGCATCGAGTACGAGGAACTGCTCGAGACCCACGACCCCGAGAAGCCGACGGTTGCGGTCTGGTTCTACGAGTCCCACTGGACCCACGAGAACACCCGCTACGTCGACGCCCAGGTCCGGGCGCTCGAGGAGCAGGGGGCCAACGCCCTGCCGATCTTCTGTAACCCGGCAACGGACACCGACGAACAGGAAGACGCTGAGTGGGTCACGGACAACTGGCTCGTCGATGATGCGGAAGAGCCCATCGTCGACGCCGTGCTCTCCTCCTTTATGTTCTCGCTCTCGATGGACGAGCGCGGCCGCAGCGCCAGCGACGAGGGCGATTCCGCGGAGGACGTCTTCCTCGACCGCCTGGGCGTCCCGGTGCTCCAGACGGTCACCACGATGCGGTCCCGGTCGCGCTACGAGTCCAGCGACACGGGCGTGATGGGCTTCGAACTCGCGCTCTCGGTCGCGCTGCCGGAGTTCGACGGTAACGTCATCACCCACCCCATCTCGGGGAAGGAACGAACCGACGACGAGGCCGGCATCGGCTCCGCGCCGAAACACCACTTCCCGATCGAGGACCGGATCGATCACGCGACCCGCCTGGCGGTCAACTGGGCGAAACTACGGCACACCCCGAACGAGGACAAACGGGTCGCAGTCGTCCTGCACAACTACCCGCCGAGCGACGACGGGATCGGGACCGCGTTCGGTCTCGACAGTCCGGAGTCGACGGTCAACCTGCTCGAGGAACTCGACGTTCGAGGGTACGACCTCGGCGGCGAGGCGCCCGACGACGGCCAGGCGCTCGTCGAGAAACTCACGTCGCAACTCACCCTGGAGGACCGCTGGGTCGCGCCGGAGGACGTCCGCGAGCTGTCGGTCGACGTGGTCTCCCCGGACACCTACGAGGCCTGGTTCGAGTCCGCCGACGAGCGGTTCCGGGAGAACGTCGTCGAGGAGTGGGGCGAGGTCCCCGACCGCCCGTTCGCGATTCCGGGCGTCGAGTTCGGCAACGTGCTCGTCACCGTCCAGCCCCCGCGCGGATTCGGGATGGACCCCTCGAAAGTCTACCACGACTCGGACCTCCAGCCGCCCCACGACTACTTCGCCTTCTACGGCTGGCTTCGCAACGCGTACGACGCTGACGCGGTCGTCCACCTGGGCACCCACGGCAGCCTCGAGTGGCTCCCCGGCAAGACCGTCGGCCTGAACGGCGAGAGCGCACCTGATCAGCTGATCGACGACATCCCGAACGTCTACCCCTACATCGTGAACAACCCCGGCGAGGGGACCCAGGCCAAACGGCGCTCCTACGCC is a window of Natrinema salifodinae DNA encoding:
- a CDS encoding outer membrane protein assembly factor BamB family protein codes for the protein MTNDPHPVGGAAERPRSRRGVLRTIGTAAGASASLAGCLGQGWSGDEEIPLAETGREQTVPDGVAQFRHSLERWGYYPDVSVPDDVDQAWRLDRLNTGSHSAAKASAVPLPDGGVVFPGDTGYLIALDADGEERWRAGTDTDGRGIHGTPAVADGRAYIGAYDGALYAVDLETGDVVWRRDLGGAIGSSPLYHDGKIVMAVEYPDPDGSIFVLDADGGEVLWEDPERRPTDHPHSTPAIDSAAGRLVCGSNDGLLYGWSYPDLEFAWSFETESPGNAGEIKGPIATYDGGAYFGSWDHHVYRVDLEDGTEDWSFETGDLVMSGPAIDPDLNAVFVGSHDGNLYALDAGSGERYWSFETDRPITGCPTVCGDRVLVGSKDSGLYELEKRTGELVWERDHDGVVTSTPRVIDGAIYYAERAPNPPADAGSADAVDDDGGGYKLVAAE
- a CDS encoding MaoC family dehydratase — protein: MSSHHPDTDTANAAHATDHWTNVSKHVFNSYVEANNALLAAMGLSSSVDDDPSRTVPDDDTTVSSSVAEVSFGDESWIMERSTDDYDSLGVGDYVRFSKPIVDADVTAFSQVSGDTNRLHLEPDFAENTRFGGRIAHGTLVAGTISAALARFPGVTIYLSQDLSFTGPVEIGDTVTAECEIVEALGGDRYRLHTTVIGEDDETVIDGEAVVIINDGPDVDV
- a CDS encoding alpha/beta fold hydrolase — encoded protein: MAELALADGTIWYETVGDGPPLVFVHGGWMNGRAWNPQVDRFADEYRVVTLDVRGHGETGVTELDRYSIELFTDDLEALLAHLEIDRPLLCGLSLGSMVVQEYLDRHPERSDGAAGAILGGAVRSMPPVDLPTPLKPFWSPLPALSASLSLSGPERTFRTMLRSIQATTGERWLSVDPEVRADAIADVGDIAANEFLKIFGALYRYDPPALTDVETPTLVVHGDQEAPPVKRQGRQIASAVADGECLVLSESGHLVNRDRPRTFNAATAAFLDGLAAA
- a CDS encoding uracil-xanthine permease family protein, with the translated sequence MTGDESATDDAVGSDIEYGIDERPPIHESFVLGMQHYLTMVGANIAVPLILANAMGMPPGVTARFIGTFFVVSGIATLAQTTFGNRYPIVQGAPFSMLAPALAIVGVVTAGGVQGQPGWEAALLQLQGAIIVAAIVEVAMGYFGLVGKLRRYLSPVVVAPTIALIGLSLFNSPQITTPNQSWLLLALTLGLILLFSQYLDVKHRAFRLYPVILALGIAWAVAAALSIFGVIGSGHPGYVALGDITETQPFFPIYPFQWGTPEITTAFVVGMFAGVLASIVESIGDYYAVANLTGSGAPSERRINHGIGMEGLMNVFSGVMGTAGSTSYSENIGAIGLTGVASRYVVQFGAVVMLFVGFIGYFGQLIATIPDPIVGGLFIAMFGQIVAVGISNLRHVDLDSSRNAFIIGFALFVGLAIPAYMGNFETTLEFRQAVGLEGAIASVVDATGAAGTTATWIEAAGQAVVDTVYIIGSTGMAVGGIAALFFDNTIPGTREERGLAEWERITEDESEFESFWDRWIGGEAGGDR
- a CDS encoding VWA domain-containing protein encodes the protein MVVEAGDKKLSSLPFPAIVGQDDLKRVLLAVAADDGLDGALIVGEKGTAKSTAVRALVDLLPEQRAVADCPYGCAPDDPSLQCADCRERDPEELPIETRPVPLVTLPLGATRDRVVGTLSIEDALAGQADFDPGLLARANRGILYVDEVNLLDDHLVDVILDAAASGVNTVERDGISVSHPANVTLIGTMNPEEGDLRPQLRDRFALRATVEGCREIDDRVEIIDRALATDDGTDPRTEYADEVAALREDLTAARDRRSDVALPTEFKEEIADLCLEAGVDGHRGDVATARTAMTLAALEGRTTVIESDVHEAATYALPHRLRSTPFEDEPDLDELLEDRFDEQSPEREDGEEPDSDGGDADDENGDGNDGDESNPESGDGDETGDRDEGDGADDDSGDRADGGDSESEPDSDGDGAGPDQGPTEDERSTAGDQAQAPAETGAGNSEGNAGDRASGSESDSGESSEGGEEDETAQPLVPGQQRAGIGEATAPEIETPSAEGNTGDAATGSRANTTPSADNRGARVRTEPASGDGPIDAAASVRSAAARGESRVETEDLRRSVRAGETSVTIVFAVDASASMRPAMRTAKGVVLELLRDSYEHRDEVAFVAFAGEDADVLLPPTDSVSLAARHLKDLPSGDRTPLPAGLETSRRVVERADTDAAVVVLVTDGRATVADGSPTADTRAAACALAATDARVIVVDAGDDSRAGLTETVAGETGGDLVDLAALSTERVRAAAERAASEDRT